A portion of the Vreelandella subglaciescola genome contains these proteins:
- a CDS encoding DUF2160 domain-containing protein, with amino-acid sequence MEWMVWTTPTTIFFSAIAAMLTGMTAWEVISPTIERKGFLPISTTRGDRFFIGLLSAAYIHLAVVGFTPLSIWLALGASVLWLLILMRWG; translated from the coding sequence ATGGAATGGATGGTCTGGACCACGCCCACTACGATCTTCTTCTCCGCCATAGCGGCCATGCTGACCGGTATGACGGCCTGGGAAGTCATCTCGCCGACGATTGAGCGCAAGGGCTTCTTGCCGATTTCGACCACTCGTGGTGACCGCTTCTTCATCGGACTGCTCTCAGCCGCCTATATTCACCTGGCGGTGGTGGGGTTCACCCCGCTCAGCATCTGGCTGGCACTGGGCGCATCGGTGCTCTGGCTACTGATCCTGATGCGCTGGGGCTGA
- a CDS encoding carbohydrate ABC transporter permease — protein MSHSSPTTPDAVRQRAAAADNRRRRQARPASRKWRRRGLMAAYIVFVLLPIYWLLNMSFQSNTEILGGLTLWPENVTTEHYAKILTEPSWYMGYVNSITYVLMNMLISIVVALPAAYAFSRYQFIGDKHLFFWLLTNLMAPPAVFLLPYFQLYYTVGLFDTHVAVALAHCLFNIPLAVWILEGFMSGVPKEIDETAFIDGYNFPRFFVKIFIPMISSGIGVTLFFLFMFSWVELLLASTLTSTSAQPIASVMTQTKGASGVDWGVLAAAGTLTILPGIVVVYFVRNHIAKGFALGRT, from the coding sequence ATGAGTCATTCATCGCCCACGACTCCCGATGCCGTACGCCAGCGCGCCGCGGCCGCCGATAATCGGCGGCGTCGCCAGGCCCGCCCAGCCTCTCGGAAGTGGCGCCGTCGTGGGCTGATGGCAGCCTATATCGTGTTCGTGCTGTTGCCGATCTACTGGTTGCTCAACATGTCGTTTCAGTCCAACACCGAGATTCTCGGTGGACTGACGCTATGGCCCGAGAACGTCACCACCGAGCACTACGCCAAGATCCTCACCGAGCCCAGCTGGTACATGGGCTATGTGAACTCTATTACTTACGTGCTGATGAACATGCTGATCAGCATCGTGGTGGCGCTGCCGGCTGCCTATGCCTTCAGCCGCTATCAGTTCATCGGGGACAAGCATCTGTTTTTCTGGCTGCTGACCAACCTGATGGCGCCGCCGGCCGTATTCCTGCTGCCGTATTTCCAGCTTTATTACACTGTCGGGCTGTTCGATACGCATGTAGCGGTCGCGTTGGCCCACTGTCTGTTCAATATTCCGCTGGCCGTGTGGATTCTCGAGGGCTTCATGAGCGGCGTCCCCAAGGAAATCGATGAGACCGCCTTCATCGATGGCTATAACTTTCCGCGATTCTTCGTGAAGATCTTCATTCCCATGATCAGCTCGGGGATCGGTGTGACCCTGTTCTTCCTGTTCATGTTCTCCTGGGTCGAGCTGCTGCTGGCCAGTACGTTGACTTCGACCAGTGCCCAGCCCATCGCCTCGGTAATGACGCAGACCAAAGGGGCCTCGGGGGTCGACTGGGGGGTCCTGGCCGCTGCGGGCACGTTGACGATTCTGCCAGGTATCGTGGTGGTCTATTTCGTTCGTAACCACATTGCCAAGGGCTTTGCCCTGGGCCGGACCTGA
- a CDS encoding carbohydrate ABC transporter permease, with product MNKVYNNRAWWLILPMLLLVAFSAVIPLMTVVNYSVQDVFNANTRFFTGTEWFKEMLNDPALQAAVLRQFAFSITVLAIEVPLGIGIALIMPKKGWQASAVLILVTMPLLIPWNVVGSIWQIFTRGDIGLMGWSLRQLGYGYNITASPVDAWATIILMDVWHWTPLIALLCYSGLRSIPDAYYQAARIDRASKWAVFRYIQLPKLTNVLVIGVLLRFMHSFMIYAEPFVLTGGGPGSSTTFLSQSLTTMAIGQQDLGPSAAFSLIYFLIILLVTWVFYTAIMNMQKDDNKEA from the coding sequence ATGAATAAGGTCTATAACAACCGGGCATGGTGGCTGATCCTGCCCATGTTACTGCTGGTGGCTTTCTCGGCCGTCATCCCGCTGATGACCGTGGTGAATTACTCGGTCCAGGACGTCTTTAATGCCAATACGCGTTTTTTCACCGGCACCGAATGGTTCAAGGAGATGCTCAACGACCCGGCCCTCCAGGCGGCCGTGTTGCGTCAGTTCGCCTTCTCGATAACGGTGCTGGCCATCGAGGTGCCACTGGGGATCGGTATTGCCCTGATCATGCCCAAGAAGGGCTGGCAGGCCTCGGCCGTGCTGATCCTCGTTACCATGCCGCTACTGATTCCCTGGAACGTGGTGGGCAGCATCTGGCAGATCTTTACCCGGGGGGATATCGGCCTGATGGGCTGGAGCCTTCGCCAGCTCGGCTATGGTTACAACATCACGGCGAGTCCGGTGGATGCCTGGGCGACCATCATTCTGATGGATGTCTGGCACTGGACGCCGCTGATCGCATTGCTCTGCTACAGCGGCCTGCGCTCGATTCCCGATGCCTACTATCAAGCCGCGCGTATCGATCGTGCCTCGAAGTGGGCTGTCTTCCGTTACATACAGCTGCCCAAGCTTACCAATGTGCTGGTGATCGGTGTGCTGCTGCGCTTCATGCACTCTTTCATGATCTATGCCGAGCCCTTCGTACTCACGGGGGGCGGCCCCGGCAGCTCCACGACTTTCCTCAGCCAGTCGCTGACGACCATGGCCATCGGTCAGCAGGATCTGGGGCCCTCGGCGGCGTTCTCGCTGATCTATTTCCTGATCATCCTGCTGGTCACCTGGGTGTTCTACACCGCGATCATGAACATGCAGAAAGACGACAACAAGGAGGCATGA